In Phoenix dactylifera cultivar Barhee BC4 chromosome 11, palm_55x_up_171113_PBpolish2nd_filt_p, whole genome shotgun sequence, the following are encoded in one genomic region:
- the LOC103703414 gene encoding cation/H(+) antiporter 15-like, with protein sequence MLPAFLAQLVVVVVTIQTLEFLLKPLRQPRIVAEILSGVLLGPSVLGFFFPNIYELPPDQNYVIVGTAASFALLYFVFMVGLELDVKAIRALGKKVLTLAVVGMAVPFAVSSAGIYLLGLQSSLSRKMVKPLVFHIFVGVTVSISGFPVLARMITELKLLNTGVGPVAMASSIINSMLSFTLLGVAMASGVRYGEEASMAAAVYVMLSGAAFVAGCFFVVRPAVKWMVRRKPEVGERVSDVEISIILGGAAAAGFISDVIGMNWVFGAFVYGLAIPNGPLATALIQRMELFMVHMMLPLFFFYGGLRADLHTLVSPTASAQLAGVFILTVAAKVAGTMLAAHRYSIPLNESLTLGFLATAKGPLEMIILKVGMDEKVVTSDFFTVMTIASALSTAVVAPVVTLTYKPSRPLIGHRRRQLERSRPDAELRMLACVHNTRNVHSITRLLDFSNPTKRSPIFVCALHLVELTGRASAMLIMHNTSGDSSNNSGQNRGNKNLPYGQAQSESIIAAFESYEQHAAGVSIQPLTAFSSPNTMHEDVCTLAEERHSSLIVLPFHRHQTADGELAEGNTNIRTVNLNVLVNPPCSVAVFVDRLPGGGKRFRAHHSVVVLFFGGPDDREALAYAARMAEHRAVSLTVVRFVEVARSVPDTPLHGSSEAQESADRDLHRIRDEEVLNEFRLRFVSDETVLYTEKVASNSEETVAALRSMESVYDLYVVGRGHREASRLTAGLEEWAECPELGPIGDLLVSPDFGTRVSVLVVQQYAGKGTAGDAAGAAPGVF encoded by the exons ATGTTGCCTGCCTTCCTCGCGCAGCTCGTTGTGGTAGTCGTCACCATTCAGACCCTGGAGTTCCTGCTTAAGCCCTTACGGCAGCCGAGAATTGTGGCCGAAATCCTC AGCGGTGTTTTGTTGGGGCCGTCGGTTCTGGGGTTCTTCTTCCCGAATATATACGAGCTGCCTCCGGACCAGAACTACGTTATTGTGGGCACGGCGGCGAGCTTCGCGCTCCTCTATTTCGTCTTCATGGTGGGCCTGGAGTTGGACGTGAAGGCAATCCGGGCGCTGGGGAAGAAGGTGCTGACCCTCGCGGTGGTGGGCATGGCAGTCCCCTTCGCCGTCAGCTCCGCGGGAATCTACTTGCTGGGCCTCCAGTCCAGCCTCTCCAGGAAGATGGTCAAGCCGCTCGTCTTTCACATCTTCGTCGGCGTCACCGTCTCCATCAGCGGCTTCCCCGTCCTCGCCCGCATGATCACCGAGCTCAAGCTCCTCAACACCGGGGTCGGCCCCGTCGCCATGGCCTCCTCCATCATCAACAGCATGCTTTCCTTCACCCTGCTCGGCGTCGCCATGGCCTCCGGCGTGCGCTACGGGGAGGAGGCATCGATGGCGGCGGCGGTGTATGTGATGCTCTCGGGCGCCGCCTTCGTCGCCGGGTGCTTCTTCGTGGTCCGACCGGCCGTCAAGTGGATGGTGCGGCGCAAGCCAGAGGTGGGCGAGCGGGTGAGCGACGTCGAGATCAGCATCATCCTCGGGggcgcggccgccgccggcttCATCTCGGACGTGATCGGGATGAACTGGGTCTTCGGCGCCTTCGTGTACGGGCTGGCGATACCCAACGGCCCGCTCGCCACGGCGCTGATCCAGCGGATGGAGCTCTTCATGGTGCACATGATGctgcccctcttcttcttctacggCGGCTTGCGCGCCGACCTGCACACGCTCGTATCGCCCACGGCCTCCGCCCAGCTCGCCGGTGTCTTCATCCTCACCGTCGCCGCCAAGGTGGCCGGCACCATGCTCGCCGCCCACCGCTACTCCATCCCTCTCAACGAAAGCCTCACGCTTGGCTTCCTCGCCACCGCCAAGGGCCCCCTCGAAATGATCATCCTCAAAGTCGGAATGGACGAGAAA GTCGTTACTAGTGATTTCTTCACGGTGATGACCATAGCTTCGGCCCTGTCTACGGCGGTGGTGGCGCCGGTGGTGACGTTGACGTACAAGCCGTCGCGGCCTCTGATAGGGCACAGGCGCCGGCAGCTCGAGCGGTCGAGGCCGGACGCCGAGCTCCGGATGCTGGCCTGCGTCCACAACACCCGCAACGTGCACTCCATCACCAGGCTGCTGGACTTCTCCAACCCCACCAAGCGCTCCCCCATCTTCGTCTGCGCCCTCCACCTCGTCGAGCTCACCGGCCGCGCCTCCGCCATGCTCATCATGCACAACACCAGCGGCGACTCCTCCAATAACAGCGGCCAAAATCGGGGCAACAAGAACCTCCCCTACGGCCAGGCCCAGTCCGAGAGCATCATCGCCGCTTTCGAGAGCTACGAGCAGCACGCAGCCGGCGTCTCCATCCAGCCCCTCACCGCCTTCTCCTCGCCCAACACCATGCACGAGGACGTGTGCACCCTCGCCGAGGAGCGCCACTCCTCCCTCATCGTCCTCCCCTTCCACAGGCACCAGACGGCCGACGGCGAGCTGGCGGAAGGCAACACCAACATCCGCACCGTCAATCTCAACGTCCTGGTCAACCCCCCCTGCTCCGTCGCCGTCTTCGTCGACCGCCTGCCCGGCGGCGGCAAAAGGTTCCGCGCGCACCACAGCGTCGTCGTCCTCTTCTTCGGCGGACCCGACGACCGCGAGGCCCTCGCGTACGCTGCCCGAATGGCGGAGCATCGGGCCGTCAGCCTCACCGTGGTGCGCTTCGTCGAGGTCGCCAGGTCCGTTCCGGACACCCCGCTGCATGGCTCTTCCGAAGCGCAGGAGTCGGCCGATCGGGACCTGCATAGGATTAGGGACGAGGAGGTGCTCAACGAGTTCCGGCTCAGATTCGTGAGCGACGAGACGGTGCTGTACACGGAGAAGGTGGCGAGCAACAGCGAGGAGACAGTGGCGGCGCTCCGGTCGATGGAGAGCGTCTACGACCTGTACGTGGTGGGGAGGGGGCACCGGGAGGCGTCGCGGCTCACGGCGGGGCTGGAGGAGTGGGCCGAGTGCCCGGAGCTGGGGCCTATCGGCGACCTGCTGGTCTCGCCGGACTTCGGGACGAGGGTCTCGGTGCTGGTGGTGCAGCAGTACGCCGGGAAAGGGACCGCCGGTGACGCCGCCGGGGCCGCGCCGGGGGTGTTTTGA